One genomic region from Manis pentadactyla isolate mManPen7 chromosome 12, mManPen7.hap1, whole genome shotgun sequence encodes:
- the TNFAIP8L1 gene encoding tumor necrosis factor alpha-induced protein 8-like protein 1 isoform X1, whose protein sequence is MAWDASSGAMDTFSTKSLALQAQKKLLSKMASKAMVAVFIDDTSSEVLDELYRATKEFTRSRKEAQKVVKNLVKVAMKLGVLLRGGQLGSEELGLLQRFRQKARRLAMTAVSFYQVDFTFDRRVLAAALHECRDLLHQAVGPHLTAKSHGRINHVFGHFADCDFLAALYSPTEPYRSHLHRICEGLTRMLDEDSI, encoded by the coding sequence GGCGATGGACACCTTCAGCACCAAGAGCCTGGCCCTGCAGGCCCAGAAGAAGCTCCTGAGCAAGATGGCGTCTAAGGCGATGGTGGCCGTGTTCATCGATGACACGAGCAGTGAGGTGCTGGACGAGCTGTACCGCGCCACCAAGGAGTTCACTCGCAGCCGCAAAGAGGCCCAGAAGGTGGTCAAGAACCTGGTCAAGGTGGCCATGAAGCTGGGCGTCCTGCTCCGTGGCGGCCAGCTGGGCAGTGAGGAGTTGGGGCTGCTGCAGCGCTTCCGCCAGAAGGCGCGTCGCCTGGCCATGACGGCCGTCAGCTTCTACCAGGTGGACTTCACCTTCGACCGGCGCGTGCTGGCCGCCGCCCTGCACGAGTGCCGGGACCTGCTGCACCAGGCGGTGGGCCCTCACCTGACCGCCAAGTCCCACGGCCGCATCAACCACGTCTTCGGCCACTTCGCTGACTGCGACTTCCTGGCCGCACTCTACAGCCCCACCGAGCCCTACCGCTCGCACCTGCACAGGATCTGCGAGGGGCTCACCCGCATGCTGGACGAGGACAGCATATGA
- the TNFAIP8L1 gene encoding tumor necrosis factor alpha-induced protein 8-like protein 1 isoform X2: MDTFSTKSLALQAQKKLLSKMASKAMVAVFIDDTSSEVLDELYRATKEFTRSRKEAQKVVKNLVKVAMKLGVLLRGGQLGSEELGLLQRFRQKARRLAMTAVSFYQVDFTFDRRVLAAALHECRDLLHQAVGPHLTAKSHGRINHVFGHFADCDFLAALYSPTEPYRSHLHRICEGLTRMLDEDSI; encoded by the coding sequence ATGGACACCTTCAGCACCAAGAGCCTGGCCCTGCAGGCCCAGAAGAAGCTCCTGAGCAAGATGGCGTCTAAGGCGATGGTGGCCGTGTTCATCGATGACACGAGCAGTGAGGTGCTGGACGAGCTGTACCGCGCCACCAAGGAGTTCACTCGCAGCCGCAAAGAGGCCCAGAAGGTGGTCAAGAACCTGGTCAAGGTGGCCATGAAGCTGGGCGTCCTGCTCCGTGGCGGCCAGCTGGGCAGTGAGGAGTTGGGGCTGCTGCAGCGCTTCCGCCAGAAGGCGCGTCGCCTGGCCATGACGGCCGTCAGCTTCTACCAGGTGGACTTCACCTTCGACCGGCGCGTGCTGGCCGCCGCCCTGCACGAGTGCCGGGACCTGCTGCACCAGGCGGTGGGCCCTCACCTGACCGCCAAGTCCCACGGCCGCATCAACCACGTCTTCGGCCACTTCGCTGACTGCGACTTCCTGGCCGCACTCTACAGCCCCACCGAGCCCTACCGCTCGCACCTGCACAGGATCTGCGAGGGGCTCACCCGCATGCTGGACGAGGACAGCATATGA